The following are from one region of the Bradyrhizobium septentrionale genome:
- a CDS encoding DUF4863 family protein produces MGSREQLIERSIPFLREVKDMTPSAAMERWLNETYGEESALYQDLARLIKMGVEEGWAANQEVEGPNYRRSRILEPVPETFQFSITAVYMNSADPRRFKDDDDHDVLRGQYHGHPYGELNLVVPLDKGAQLKGLQGWQGPGWTAPDPGSRHYPEVRGGAVIALFYLPAGRISYDFKVPA; encoded by the coding sequence ATGGGAAGCCGGGAACAGCTTATCGAACGCAGCATTCCGTTTCTGCGCGAAGTCAAGGACATGACGCCGAGCGCGGCGATGGAGCGATGGCTCAACGAGACCTACGGGGAAGAGAGCGCGCTTTACCAGGATCTCGCACGCCTCATCAAAATGGGCGTCGAGGAGGGCTGGGCGGCGAACCAGGAAGTGGAGGGGCCGAACTATCGGCGCAGCCGCATCCTTGAGCCGGTCCCCGAGACATTCCAGTTCAGCATCACCGCAGTCTACATGAACAGCGCCGATCCGCGCCGCTTCAAGGACGACGACGATCATGACGTGCTGCGTGGCCAGTATCACGGCCATCCCTATGGCGAACTCAACCTCGTCGTTCCCCTCGACAAGGGCGCGCAGTTGAAGGGCTTGCAGGGCTGGCAGGGGCCGGGTTGGACGGCGCCTGATCCGGGCAGCCGGCACTATCCCGAGGTCCGGGGTGGCGCCGTGATCGCCTTGTTCTATCTGCCGGCCGGGCGCATTTCC